From a region of the Tamandua tetradactyla isolate mTamTet1 chromosome 10, mTamTet1.pri, whole genome shotgun sequence genome:
- the GP5 gene encoding platelet glycoprotein V has protein sequence MLRRILLCMVLWLLPVQPFPCPQGCKCVFRDSVQCSGGTVASIAALGLPTNLTHLLLFQMGPGILHNHSFSGMKVLQRLMLSDSHISTVAPGTFNDLMILKTLRLSRNKITHLPGALLDKMVLLEQLFLDHNLLRSIDQNMFKKTVNLQELFLNQNLLAFLPASLFTNLGNLKLLDLSGNNLTHLPLGLFGAQVKLEKLLLHSNQLISLDSELWNSLGGLSELQLDRNHIRLIAPGAFDHLRNLNYLTLSRNHLQFLPSALFLHLHNLTLLTLFENPLEELPEGLFGEMAGLREMWLNQTRLRTLQDTTFSNLSRLQVLGVTLSPRLSTLPEGAFRGLGELQVLALHSNNLSSLPKGLLRGLCSLREVSLHNNKLQALPGALFYNLSRLEKVRLNHNQLETLPGNLFEALPLLTEVLLGHNPWRCDCDLWPFLRWLRQWPGRVDRAESPQCGGPGQRTGLPLWALLEGDMECLGTQRLPPYPPAGNSSEASTHLALSSSPLPATSTLTTLVHNNSEVWAWAQLVAKSKRHDNGLFWGLYFLLLAVQAIITGVIVFAMIKIGSLLRKLIRENTL, from the coding sequence ATGCTGAGGAGGATTCTGCTATGCATGGTGCTCTGGCTCCTGCCGGTCCAGCCCTTCCCCTGCCCACAAGGCTGCAAGTGTGTTTTCCGGGACTCCGTGCAGTGCTCTGGAGGAACCGTGGCAAGCATTGCTGCACTGGGTTTGCCCACCAACCTCACACACCTCCTGCTCTTCCAAATGGGCCCCGGTATCTTGCACAATCACAGTTTCAGTGGCATGAAGGTCCTGCAGCGCCTGATGCTCTCAGACAGCCACATTTCCACCGTTGCTCCCGGCACCTTCAATGACCTGATGATACTAAAAACCTTGAGGTTGTCGCGCAACAAAATTACTCATCTCCCAGGTGCGCTATTGGATAAGATGGTGCTCCTGGAACAGTTGTTTTTGGACCACAATTTACTAAGAAGCATTGATCAAAACATGTTTAAGAAAACAGTTAACCTGCAGGAGCTCTTCTTGAACCAGAATCTATTAGCTTTCCTTCCTGCTAGTCTCTTCACAAATCTGGGGAACCTGAAATTGTTGGATTTGTCCGGAAACAATTTGACCCACCTGCCCCTGGGATTGTTTGGGGCACAGGTGAAGCTAGAGAAACTTCTACTCCACTCCAACCAGCTCATCTCTCTGGATTCCGAGCTTTGGAATAGCCTAGGTGGCCTGAGTGAGCTGCAACTGGACAGAAATCATATACGTTTAATCGCACCCGGTGCTTTTGACCATCTCCGAAACCTGAACTATTTGACTCTTTCAAGGAACCACCTCCAGTTTCTGCCCTCTGCACTCTTTCTTCATTTGCACAATTTGactcttttaactctttttgaGAACCCTCTGGAAGAGCTTCCGGAGGGGCTCTTTGGGGAGATGGCTGGCCTGCGGGAGATGTGGCTTAACCAAACCCGGCTCCGCACCCTTCAGGACACCACCTTTAGCAACCTGAGCCGCCTGCAAGTGTTAGGGGTGACCCTGAGCCCGCGTCTGAGCACACTCCCAGAAGGGGCCTTCAGGGGCCTCGGTGAGCTCCAGGTGCTCGCCCTGCACTCCAACAATCTGTCTTCTCTCCCCAAGGGCTTACTGCGTGGTCTCTGCAGCCTGCGGGAAGTCTCGCTGCATAACAACAAGCTGCAGGCCCTGCCAGGCGCGCTCTTCTACAACCTCAGCAGGCTAGAGAAGGTCCGGCTCAACCACAACCAGCTAGAGACCCTACCTGGCAACCTGTTTGAGGCTCTGCCTCTGCTGACGGAAGTCCTACTGGGGCACAACCCCTGGCGTTGCGACTGTGACCTGTGGCCCTTCTTGAGGTGGCTGCGGCAGTGGCCAGGCCGTGTGGATCGAGCTGAATCCCCTCAGTGTGGTGGGCCGGGGCAGCGCACTGGCCTGCCGCTCTGGGCCCTGCTAGAGGGAGACATGGAATGCCTGGGCACCCAGAGGCTGCCTCCCTACCCTCCTGCGGGCAACTCCTCTGAAGCCTCCACCCACCTGGCCCTGTCCAGCAGCCCTTTGCCTGCGACCTCCACCCTCACAACCTTGGTGCACAACAACTCAGAAGTCTGGGCGTGGGCCCAGCTGGTGGCCAAAAGCAAACGTCATGACAATGGCCTGTTCTGGGggctttattttctgcttttagcTGTGCAAGCCATAATAACTGGGGTCATTGTGTTTGCTATGATTAAAATCGGCAGTCTCCTTCGAAAATTAATCCGAGAGAATACTCTTTAA